The nucleotide window CAACATGGAAAAAATGCTTATGTTGGAATTTTAAgctaaaaaatgtataaattgcaCATAAACTGTGATAACAACTGAGCTTTTAAACTGATttgcacaaaaagaaaacatttttaaaagccacaaactaaaaataaaaaagaaccaggTAGCTTCGTAGTTGATAGTCTATCCAGCCTGACTTACAGTAGTGGGGTACAGTGGATTACACACAGATTATTTGCCACTTCCCTTTAGTCAagatattgataattttttatttgatgaagAAGACAGTACaatgtgtacacatgcatgtacatgATTCACTTTTGGAGATCATCAGAATACCATCACAATGTTCCAACTGATAACTGTGTTAAAAAAAAGTCTGGCATCTTGGTTGTATTGATAAATGAAACATTATCTGCTGCTTTTAAgcaaatttggggaaaattatagttgattttcttttgtttagtgtCTCAATAAAATAGATTTCACTATATCTTCAAAACTGTGTTGTCCTACTATTGGTTTAGATTAGATACTGCTAACCCACCTAGTCAAAGGTCGTTTGCATTATTAGACGTGAGGTGTTTTTCTCTCATGAGGTGCTGGACACTATTCCACTGAGGATAACACATGCCTCTACcatctcttttcttaaaaaacaaaacaaaacaaaacaaaacaaaaaaaactctgtgTGAAATGATGTTCttcatttaatttgatttaaaagaaaattatactaaAATACTGCGCTAAAGGTAGCAGTGAGGATTCTATATTGCTAAAGAAGGCCCACAGGACCTCAAATGGCAATGCTTACAAATCAAAAGTCTACTGCACAAGAAGGGCACAGGATGTCTGTAGCATTAAGTAGGGTACAGCTAAGGATGGCTAAGGGCACAGGATGCCTGCAGTATTAAGTTAGGTACAGCTAAGGCTGGGGACAGCAGTCGAGAGATGCCACTGCTCTCCCTCTGTGTGGGCCTTTCCAACGGAGCTGTGTCTCTAGATTAACCAAACATTCACCTGTACATGGGATATTTTGGAACCAGGAAGCCGCAAATGAAGTTTTGGCCAAAATTTCTTATATGCTGCTGCTTACGTATTCATATTCTTCCTATGCAATCAGTCCCAACAGCAGAGCTCTCCAGGGTTATCACTGAGATCAGCTGCAAATTACCGGTCCTATTGTTATCAAAAAACAATGTTGACAAACTCACTCAAATCACCCTTTGGACTGGAGCTTACAAAGTAGCACGGCGACTCTGTACCTTCCTTGATGAGAGGTCGGTGCCATGCAGGTACATGGAGAAAACAACTCAAGCCAATTCTAGGTCTGTTGGAATTACAGCACAAAcctattttgaaaatttctcatTAACCAGTGCATTGCAGTGTGACATCTAATTTCATACTTACAAGTATTTTGCTATTTGATTAATgagttaactttaaaaaacaaaaacaaacccctcATTTAGCACTCACTATATACCAAACATTATTTTAAGggttttgcaaatattatctcattaaatattCTCAGAGTGTAAACCTAAGCAACATGAGAgtggaatgaaagaataaaaactttatttcaacATTGTGCTATGAAGATTTCAAACTTGCAGTAAACTTGAGGGTGAATTCCCTTACTTCTATTCACTACATGATTTCTACCATTGACACCTTACTATTGTCATCTTACCATGTATATATCCACGTATCTATCTCTCCTCCATCCATCACTCTATTTCATTCTTggtacttttcaaaataaattgtagACATTATTACCATCACTTTTAATATTCAGCATGTATACCATTGAGTAGAGTTCagtatttatcatttcaaaattttgttgTAAAACTGACTGCAGTAAAATGTAGAAATCTTAAGTAGGTGTATTCACTAATGGTTAGTAGTGCATACATCTCCGTAACCCAAATCCGATCAATAAATAGAACATTACATCAACCAATGTCCCTGTTAACTGAATCCTGTCCCCATACCCTCATACCACTCATACCACTGTTCTAAACTTTTACAGACTTGGattatttttacctattttataactttatataaaaggaattatGCAGTACTTATTATTTGTGTAGAGCTTCTTCTGTTcaatataatgtttttgagattggTATGTCTTGCGTATTagtgttttgcttcttttttactGCTAAGTAGTATtttgttgtattagtctgtttattCATTCTCCTATAGATGGACACCTGAGCTGTTTTCAAcctttattatgaataaagctgcaatgaaTATTCTTTTAcaatatctttgtgaatacacatatataatttacattaccacATATACATAATTacacaaacattttataatatcttttatgtatatttcattttattaaaaaattatgtacattGATGGATAGAAATGGATATGAAAAGAATATTGTGTGCTTGAAATTCTAAgtacttaaatttttcttttagactttgctttttctgtaattatttagTAGTaacaaaaattctttaaaaaattagtcccAGCAATAATACTATAGACAGATCAAAAATCCAAAACCCCTGAGGTAAAGTGGCATTAAAAGAATTGCAAATAGgtagggcgcagtggctcatgcctgtaatccaagcacttttggaggccaaggagggctgaTTAcccgtggtcaggagttcgagaccagccctggccaacatggtgaaaccgtgtctctactattAATACAAACATCTGCCAGAAGCGgcggctcacgccggtaatcccagcattttgggaagctgaggcaggtggatcacgaggtcaggagttcaagaccagcctggccaacacagtgaaaccctgtctctactaaaaatacaaaaattagctgggcacagtggcgagTACCTGTAAGTAATCCTAGCTAagcgggagactgaggcagtagaatcacttgaaaccagaaggtggacgttgcagtgagccgagagtagcgcctctgcactccagcctgggcgaaagagcaaaacttcatctcaaaaaaaaaaaaaaattattagggtATGacggcgcatgcttgtaatcccagctactccgaaggctgaggcaggagaattgcttgaacctaagagacggaggttgcagtgagctgagactgtgccatttcactccagcctcagcaacaagagtgaaactccatctcaaaaaatgtatacatttactaggacagaaaagcaaaacctTACCATAATTCCATAACTGTGATTATTGGAATTACAAAGTAAATTAACACTTCAATTGTCTAATAGCAGTGATTGGTCATTAAGGTCTCAGGtcaataatacatttaaaatctaaCAACTTTGGAAAGATAGTATCATTAAATTATCTTAAAACACTACATTAGGTCATTATTATCCCTGCAGACAAGGATAGGATAAAGATGGTTGGTAATACTATAGGTGGCTAAAACAAAAggattaaaatggcaaaattctTTACTCTGATCATACCACCATTTGATTAATCACACTTTTATCTATCAAATTTTAGTTTGGAAATCAGTTCACTTATCAATATAGAATTCTACTTTATTGCACAATGTCCAGTTTGGCAACTTTCAACTATGCTGCGAAGCTAAACAAGCTAAATTCCTTAGgaaaaatgttgtattttttcccttttcaacaaaaataaagttgGGTCTAAGGAGCTGAAAGAGTTCTGCTCAAAAACCTATTCTGAAAAAGGAACTTGTCCAAACattttcaccttaaaaaaaattcaggctgggcacagtggcttacatctgtagtcccagcacattgggaggtcaaggcgggtggatcatgaggtcaagagattgagaccatcctggccaacatggtgaaactccgtctctactaaaaatacaaaaattagctgggcgtggtggtgcacacctgtagttccagctactcaggaggctgaggcaggagaattgcttgaacctggaaggaggcggaggttgcagtgagccgagatcgcaccactacactgcagcagagaaagactctgccaaaaaagaaaaaaaagtagaacacaGCTATAcatctttgtcatttttgctCTACTCAATTCTTTCtgaaaaagtttattattattattaaggaaATAAAGTGTGGAAGGATCACAGGAAATACTTGCAGTAAAAAGAATAATCGTTAATGTTGGCAACTGCCACTAGGAAGGCATATACTCCACATACTACTGATAAAAACTGTAGGAACTCGTTGGTGGTTCCCATAACCACCACTGATGTGTTAATTCCTAcaacatcaaaaacaaagaactaGTTCCATGAGCTGTCTGTCAATAACACTCTGAAGGCAGCCTATTCATCAGCACCAGAATCCCATTGATTTTCTTCCACATGTTCACAATCTTTTGCCATTAGTCATCTATCTATCGGATCCTACAACTGTTTGGGAGTGTCAGgctaacaaaagccaaaactgggCATTGACATTAATGGTAGTTTACTGATGTTTCCCCTGCAACCCTCGCATTTTCTGATAGTAAAATTTTGCACAGAAGTTGGATTTCAAAAGGCTAATTGTATGTTCTATTTGAAATCTTATAATTACAGTATTTCTATGAAAAAAGATATCTGGTAACATAAATTGCTTCTGCATCAGTTCCACAAACAAGACAAGGATCTAAAACATCCAAACTGTTCACAGACAGAGACCTACTGGGAAGTAAGCTTGTGATTTCAATTCGGTGTTTTGCAGGATCAGTGCTGAGCCAGGAGCTAATGACAGACTGGTGAACATTAGCTTGGTTACTAATGCTCTGAGACAAAAAAAGTACTGCTTCTTCCTCCTTGGTGAAAGAGTGACAACTTTTCAGGTACATCTGTAGAAGCATCCCAGTGCCAGAGGGATCCATCTTCAGAGCAGGTAAACAGATGATCTGGGTTGGATGGGTGAAAGTGAACTTCCCACATTTCAGCTTCACGAGCCTTCAGCAGTGATACAGGCATAGTACCTTGTCTAACATCCCAAATACTCAATATTCCATCTTGGCCACCAGTAGCTACAACATGCTGTTGGTTGGGATGTCTATCAACACAGTGGAGTGGCACTCGGTCACTAGTCAGTGACAATATATGAGAAAGCTCATTTCCTTGTCTGAAATCCAATGTTTTCAACTGTCCAGTTGAATTTACAGTAAGAATCTCAGGAGTTTGAAGAAAGGTTACAGCATGGAATGTATTACTATCTGCATTGTCTATGGTTCTTGTAGCTTCCTTGTGATCAGCTTTTATTCGACCATGCTCTCCAACTGTAACGATTTCTGGGTTGTTGCACACAACACCTACACATGGTGCACTGCTGTAGGAAGGACTGCCAGGGCCTGCGTGGTAGTGAGCTGTAGTCCACTGCTGGTTGACTGACAGAGTCTGGTTATTCGGATGGTGAAGGAAAACTGTTACACATCCTGTTGATGAAGCAGTGACAATTCTTTCCTGGTCAAAAGACGGTAAATCCATGACATCACCATGGTGTCTGATATCACACAATAACTGATGGTCTCCTTCAAACCCTCCATCAGAGTCCAAGTTTCCAAAATCTCCAATAGACCACGGTGAAACATAATTTTCCTCATTGTCCCAAGATCCTGTAGCAAACGTCTCCGCGGTCTGCAAACTTTCCGTAGGCAGCGGTCGCCAGCGGGTTTTGCGGATTTTCTGAGACACAAACTTCGCATAAATTTCCTCCATGCCGAAAACCATAATCTCTTGAGTAAATGAAATGCCTGTGCCACAAGGATGATAGGTTCGTGTTTAACTTTAATGCCgaacaatttaaaaacatagttgaaccattttacattcccataatATGCTACGATACTTATCTCTTCAAATTCTCACTAAATTTTAGTATTGCcaatcattttaatttcagcCATGAGGGTAGGTGTGTAGTGATCCTTCTTTGTGACTTCTCagatttccctgatgattaagtTTAAGTTTTCCCATTTTTCATGTACTGATTCACAATTGGTTTCCTTGTCTGTACAACTCATTGGCCCACTTTTTATGGGGTTATTTACTCTAATTACTGAGTTATAcaagatatttatatatcttaGATACTGGTCctttgttaaatatatacttttcaaatattttcttctaatagatgatttacctgtttcttttctcAACAGTGTTGTTGAAGagtagataattttaattttaaaaagtataatttattactttagattttttgctttctgtgacttgtctaagaaatatttgctaaCCTCAAGATTATAaagatttgtttctgtttttaataaactCTATGATTTCAGCTTTTATGTTTAAATTGGTGATCCaattcaaattaatatttgtgtgtggtgtgaaaTAGGGGtgaggcttatttttaaaatatttttaaaatagtttttcctgtATAATTTGTGTAAAAGACTTACTTTTATCCATtaaatttctttggtttctttgtgAAAACCCAATGactgggtctatttctgggcttctaattttcctttgttaatttattatttgttacttATGTCATTTCCACACTCTTTTGTGCAGTAGCTTTACTGAAAGTCTTAAAATCAGATAGTATAAttcttctaattttgtttttcatttttaagattttctatttttcgtTTTCGTATCAATTTTAAGAttaatttgtcaatttctataaaaaCTCTTCTACAAGTAAGCAAAAGAGTAATGGTGAGGATTATTTGATCTAGAGATAAATTTGGCTATTggcatcttaataatattgatcACTCTGGTCTATGAACATAATCCATCTTTACATCTATCTtctggtgtttttaaaattttctctgcaaatacataataaaatatagctTTTATTGAGAGACTTTGCATAGATTTTCATGATTATTCATAAGTGTTTTATGATTGTGACCTCattataaattgctttttaaattttttattttctaaatattttctactcACATATATGaatacaatgtattttattcGTTAACTTCTACCTTGTGAATATGCTGAATTCATTAGTTAGtttaaaaaaccattttataGGTAGGTTCCTTAAAATTTTCTACATAagcaattatgtcatctgcaaatagagtaagttttatttcttcctctatcACTTTTATGCTTTTGGCTTATTTAGTTAGTTATAATGGCTAGGCCATTTAGTTAAATATTGGTAAGAAATAATGGAAGTACTCATCCCTTTTTCCCAAACTGAGGGGAAATTTCTGCAATGATTCACTATTAAGTAAAATGTTaccttcagtgtttttttttaatacttacaCTTTATTAAGTCAATGGGATTCCCTCTGATTCCTGTTTTCTGAAGACTTTGTAGTGCACCTGAGAGTTAagctttgttaaatatttttacacaCTTACTGAAATGATCACatgattattctttttattctgatATTATGGCAAATTATATTGATTAGCATTGAACATTAAGCCAATctagcagtttttaaaataaattccatttagTTGTAAGGTATTATCATAGGTAGATTCAACTTGCTAACATTTTATTAAGAGGTAGATTCCTTAGGGTTATTGGcttgtaattttctatttttataatgtcttttttgagttttggtattagagttatttcttgtttcatttttgacAGAGTTTGTTTAAAACTGATACTTctggtactgttttttttttttttttttttttttttttttttttttttgagatgcagttttgctctgtctccaggctggagtgcaatagcgtgatctcggctcactgcaacctccgtctcctaggtttaagcgattctcttgcctcagcctcctgagtagctgggattacaggcacgtgccaccacgcccaactaattttgtactggtagtagagacaggatttcaccatgttggtcaggctagtctcaaaattCCTGACCGcagatgatccgcccacatcggcctcccaaagtactaggattacaggggtgagccaccgtgcccagccaagactggtactttttaaatgtttgatgtaATTCACCAGTGAAAGTACTAGGCCATATATGGGGTGTGTAtgcgtgttcgtgtgtgtgtgtgtattatgtgtgtgtgtgtctgtagatTTCATTAAGTTGTTCGTATTACTTTATAATTTGTTGTCTGTAGGATCAGTAGTCAGAAATACTTTTTTCATTACTGATAtctgtgccttttcttttttgttttcttgaacaCATGGATCTATCAATTTGTGGATCTTTTGAAAGTGCCACTTTTcgctttgtttttttgtgtgttgttttgttttctattttattgaattCTACTCTTATGTTACTTAAGatttactttactttcttttttctgtctactTAGGATGAACCATAGATCATGAAttttaggttttt belongs to Macaca thibetana thibetana isolate TM-01 chromosome 4, ASM2454274v1, whole genome shotgun sequence and includes:
- the LOC126952062 gene encoding LOW QUALITY PROTEIN: nucleoporin Nup43-like (The sequence of the model RefSeq protein was modified relative to this genomic sequence to represent the inferred CDS: deleted 1 base in 1 codon); translated protein: MEEIYAKFVSQKIRKTRWRPLPTESLQTAETFATGSWDNEENYVSPWSIGDFGNLDSDGGFEGDHQLLCDIRHHGDVMDLPSFDQERIVTASSTGCVTVFLHHPNNQTLSVNQQWTTAHYHAGPGSPSYSSAPCVGVVCNNPEIVTVGEHGRIKADHKEATRTIDNADSNTFHAVTFLQTPEILTVNSTGQLKTLDFRQGNELSHILSLTSDRVPLHCVDRHPNQQHVVATGGQDGILSIWDVRQGTMPVSLLKAREAEMWEVHFHPSNPDHLFTCSEDGSLWHWDASTDVPEKLSLFHQGGRSSTFLSQSISNQANVHQSVISSWLSTDPAKHRIEITSLLPSRSLSVNSLDVLDPCLVCGTDAEAIYVTRYLFS